The proteins below are encoded in one region of Halocatena salina:
- a CDS encoding VOC family protein — protein sequence MIGLTDATVILQPPDRRDVTDEHLPTARNVHHIGLTVPDLDEALAFFVDALGCEELYRKGPFGDPDGDSLERRLDVHPDATASLAMVRCGPTMNLELFEWDAPDQNETPTNNADVGAMHLALQVGDIDAAVSALADRPDVTVLDGPHTNEDGPTAGLTYVYCRVEWGLYLELLEAPESMPYTEATDGRLYGPAPAWTHRPERFE from the coding sequence GTGATCGGGCTGACGGACGCCACGGTTATTTTGCAGCCACCCGATCGACGTGACGTGACCGACGAACACCTTCCGACGGCGAGAAACGTTCACCACATTGGGCTGACCGTTCCGGATCTGGATGAGGCTCTGGCGTTTTTCGTGGATGCGCTCGGCTGTGAGGAGCTGTATCGAAAGGGACCGTTCGGCGATCCCGATGGAGATTCGCTGGAGCGACGGTTGGATGTCCATCCCGACGCTACAGCTTCGCTGGCGATGGTGCGCTGTGGACCGACGATGAACCTCGAACTGTTCGAGTGGGACGCGCCCGACCAGAACGAGACGCCCACGAACAACGCCGATGTCGGTGCGATGCATCTCGCGCTACAGGTCGGGGATATCGACGCAGCCGTCTCTGCGCTGGCTGATCGTCCCGACGTTACGGTGCTCGATGGCCCACACACCAACGAGGACGGCCCAACAGCAGGGCTGACCTACGTTTACTGCCGGGTAGAGTGGGGACTGTACCTCGAACTGCTCGAAGCGCCCGAATCGATGCCCTACACCGAAGCGACTGATGGCCGACTGTACGGTCCTGCACCGGCGTGGACGCACCGCCCCGAGCGGTTCGAATGA
- the aroA gene encoding 3-phosphoshikimate 1-carboxyvinyltransferase, giving the protein MDVTISRSSVSGRVRAPPSKSYTHRAILASGYADSATVRRPLMSADTRATMRAVEQYGGAVDVTDESVTITGFDGRPAVPTDVIDCGNSGTTTRLITATAALADGMTVITGDRSLRSRPQGPLLDAIDQLGGRAESTRSNGQAPLVIRGPINGDVVSIPGDVSSQYVTALLMAGAVTAEGITIDLETELKSAPYVTITQELLAAFGVDTDRTETGFSVPGGQAYRPEDGEYTVPGDFSSASYLLAAGAVAADGSFVVEGLVPSAQGDVAIVEILERMGTDINWDRTEGRISVSRSALSGVTVDVGDTPDLLPTVAVLGAAATGETQIVNCEHVRYKETDRVAAMASELEKLGVRVTEEHDALTIHGGDSTLRGARVAGYDDHRIIMALSIAGLFAEGETTIEGAEHVDVSFPDFFDVLDGVGVDVRR; this is encoded by the coding sequence ATGGACGTAACGATCTCACGCTCTTCGGTGTCGGGCCGCGTTCGTGCACCGCCGTCGAAGAGCTACACCCACCGGGCGATTCTCGCATCGGGATATGCCGACAGTGCAACGGTCCGTCGACCACTCATGAGTGCTGATACACGGGCGACGATGCGAGCCGTTGAGCAGTACGGTGGTGCCGTGGACGTCACCGACGAGTCGGTAACCATCACCGGTTTCGACGGTCGTCCGGCCGTTCCAACAGACGTCATCGACTGTGGCAACAGCGGAACGACGACGCGATTAATCACGGCAACGGCGGCGCTGGCTGACGGAATGACGGTCATCACCGGCGATCGGTCGCTCCGCTCCCGGCCGCAGGGACCGCTGCTCGATGCGATCGACCAGCTCGGTGGGCGTGCTGAAAGTACCCGTAGCAACGGCCAAGCGCCGCTGGTGATCCGTGGCCCGATCAACGGCGACGTCGTTTCGATTCCGGGGGACGTATCCTCCCAGTACGTTACTGCGTTGCTGATGGCTGGTGCGGTGACCGCCGAGGGCATCACGATCGATCTTGAAACCGAGCTCAAATCCGCCCCCTACGTCACCATCACGCAGGAACTGCTCGCAGCGTTCGGTGTCGACACCGACCGAACCGAAACGGGCTTTTCGGTACCGGGTGGACAGGCTTACCGACCGGAAGACGGTGAGTACACCGTTCCGGGAGATTTCTCCTCTGCGTCATACCTCCTCGCAGCGGGAGCAGTGGCCGCTGATGGGTCGTTCGTCGTGGAGGGTCTGGTTCCGAGTGCGCAAGGCGACGTGGCCATCGTGGAGATCCTCGAACGGATGGGTACAGACATCAACTGGGATCGGACAGAGGGACGTATCAGCGTCTCCCGGTCGGCGCTTTCCGGCGTTACGGTCGACGTGGGCGACACGCCCGATCTCCTTCCGACAGTCGCAGTTCTCGGCGCGGCCGCGACGGGTGAGACACAGATCGTGAACTGTGAACACGTCCGGTATAAGGAAACTGATCGCGTGGCGGCCATGGCGAGCGAATTGGAGAAACTGGGCGTCCGCGTCACTGAGGAACACGATGCGCTCACCATCCACGGCGGTGACTCGACGCTTCGAGGGGCACGCGTCGCTGGCTACGACGACCACCGCATCATCATGGCGCTGTCGATCGCAGGACTGTTCGCAGAGGGCGAGACGACGATCGAGGGCGCAGAACACGTCGACGTTTCGTTCCCCGATTTCTTCGACGTGCTCGATGGAGTCGGTGTGGACGTTCGTCGGTGA
- a CDS encoding helix-turn-helix domain-containing protein: MQDQFEIKIEEKLSELLAITDESNAEIANEVGVSSSSITQYRKGETRPSLEKLVALATALDVSLDYLVLGEDEEGDQMDPDPVVRYMDQSLQDVQVRTAQHTALVAHVGRRLSQMLDTEIEQYLEENPSRRLYAGIIADTELTSLERHSQTTRLMLQTLHYNLQDDCPKTPGSFFKTVANNLSQGREYQYLLADTPTTDWPSQIEQFRRLLIEQTNSEGIVRSNCSFRVTDSPLFTGCGMYDLAEDDLESEDPVLYDFLTEQDYLYADGRVGYVISPSLDVQGVTIMDNDHLTNAMQSFETLWEEADPI; this comes from the coding sequence ATGCAAGATCAATTTGAAATCAAAATAGAAGAGAAGTTATCCGAACTTCTAGCCATCACAGATGAAAGTAATGCTGAAATTGCGAATGAAGTAGGTGTTTCGTCGTCATCGATCACACAGTATCGGAAAGGTGAGACACGTCCCAGTTTGGAGAAGCTCGTTGCACTCGCCACGGCGTTGGACGTGAGTCTCGATTATCTCGTACTCGGTGAAGACGAGGAGGGTGACCAGATGGACCCCGATCCAGTCGTACGGTATATGGATCAATCCTTACAGGACGTGCAGGTTCGAACGGCTCAGCATACGGCTCTCGTGGCCCACGTGGGTCGTCGGCTCTCGCAGATGCTGGATACGGAGATCGAGCAGTATCTCGAAGAGAATCCAAGCCGACGCCTGTACGCGGGAATCATCGCAGACACCGAGTTGACATCCCTCGAACGGCACAGCCAAACGACGCGGCTGATGCTCCAGACGCTGCATTACAATCTTCAGGACGACTGCCCGAAGACACCGGGTAGCTTCTTTAAAACTGTTGCTAATAACCTGAGTCAAGGACGAGAGTATCAGTATCTGCTCGCGGATACCCCCACGACGGATTGGCCATCGCAGATCGAACAGTTCCGTCGGCTCCTCATCGAACAAACCAACAGCGAGGGCATTGTCCGATCTAACTGTAGCTTTCGTGTAACGGACTCTCCGCTGTTTACTGGCTGCGGTATGTACGACCTTGCAGAGGACGATCTCGAAAGCGAAGACCCGGTGTTGTATGATTTTCTCACCGAACAAGATTACTTGTACGCAGACGGCCGTGTCGGATATGTTATCTCTCCATCACTCGATGTACAGGGGGTCACGATCATGGACAACGACCATCTTACGAACGCGATGCAGTCGTTTGAGACCCTCTGGGAGGAGGCGGATCCGATTTAA
- a CDS encoding phenylalanine--tRNA ligase beta subunit-related protein, translating to MDRIVVTEDVRQIGIKNPVGCLINGLDVRSEATKLDEHVTELERKIDTKSEEILSRKEVTSYHDVFEAVGHPGQEPAGEQLIRLIEEQGLNRHNNVVDAYNIASAERGMGLGMHDVTALSGDVYVHRASGGERILPIFHEKPVQATAGDVLHEVDGQILGILGPVDRDAGAYRVTEATEQALLLSLGNEETSEEDNRAVCRRAYDLICETCPDATLTFLDVVTQDAADADSVAASP from the coding sequence ATGGATCGAATTGTTGTCACAGAAGACGTTCGACAAATAGGGATCAAAAATCCGGTCGGATGCCTCATCAATGGGCTTGATGTCCGGTCTGAGGCGACCAAGCTCGACGAACATGTTACAGAACTTGAAAGAAAAATAGACACGAAATCGGAGGAAATACTTAGCAGAAAAGAAGTTACTTCATACCATGATGTTTTCGAAGCGGTCGGACATCCGGGACAGGAGCCAGCCGGCGAACAGCTCATACGACTCATAGAAGAGCAAGGGTTGAACCGTCACAACAACGTGGTCGATGCGTACAATATCGCTAGCGCCGAGCGGGGGATGGGACTGGGAATGCACGACGTGACGGCGCTGTCGGGGGACGTGTACGTCCACCGGGCCAGTGGCGGCGAGCGCATCCTTCCGATCTTCCACGAAAAGCCGGTACAGGCCACCGCTGGCGACGTGCTTCACGAGGTCGACGGACAGATACTCGGGATCCTCGGTCCAGTCGATCGGGATGCAGGCGCATACCGGGTTACTGAAGCGACCGAACAGGCGCTACTGCTATCGCTGGGCAACGAAGAGACCTCCGAGGAAGACAACCGGGCGGTGTGTCGGCGCGCTTACGACCTGATCTGTGAAACATGTCCGGACGCCACGCTGACGTTCCTCGATGTCGTCACCCAGGACGCTGCCGACGCCGACTCAGTTGCCGCTTCTCCTTAA
- a CDS encoding CTP-dependent riboflavin kinase — protein sequence MAESTGVAAGADEREVLKLLALDGALAGRARVTCSELGDRLGVSTQTVSRRLQRLEDATLIERRIVSDGQVVETTEAGERVLRGEYADYRRLFEHGQEIELTGTVTGGMGEGSHYISLPGYMRQFESKLGYTPFAGTLNVELNEESVHTRAGVESIEPIRIEGWENDDRTYGPAFCWSASVEADGQMYESAHVIAPERTHHADDQLEVIAPDKLRDVLSIDDGDTLTTYVEK from the coding sequence ATGGCAGAATCGACTGGAGTAGCAGCGGGGGCAGACGAACGGGAGGTGTTGAAGCTGCTCGCACTCGATGGTGCGTTGGCCGGTCGTGCACGGGTGACGTGTTCAGAGCTTGGCGACCGGCTCGGGGTATCGACCCAGACGGTGTCGCGCCGGCTCCAACGGCTCGAAGACGCGACGTTGATCGAGCGACGGATCGTTTCCGATGGACAGGTGGTGGAGACGACCGAAGCAGGCGAGCGCGTGCTGCGAGGAGAGTACGCCGACTACCGCCGGCTGTTCGAACACGGCCAAGAGATCGAACTCACGGGAACGGTAACGGGAGGAATGGGCGAAGGAAGCCACTACATCTCACTGCCCGGATACATGCGTCAGTTCGAATCGAAGCTCGGGTACACGCCGTTTGCAGGGACGCTAAACGTCGAACTGAACGAAGAAAGCGTTCACACCCGAGCGGGGGTGGAGTCGATCGAGCCGATCCGAATCGAAGGCTGGGAAAACGACGATCGGACGTACGGACCGGCGTTCTGTTGGTCTGCGAGCGTCGAAGCTGACGGTCAGATGTACGAGTCGGCCCACGTCATCGCGCCGGAACGGACACACCACGCTGACGACCAGCTCGAAGTCATCGCCCCTGACAAACTACGCGACGTACTGTCGATAGACGACGGCGACACACTCACCACGTATGTCGAAAAGTGA
- a CDS encoding ATP-grasp domain-containing protein has product MLRLAVTTNAQTYERIREPLAEREIAVDHVQADERVLDPSSTPFGSFDVGLVYPTRLPEGGVVDAFLGVPWVNDREAMLRSRHKAETIARLQQAGIPTPKTVAVSNPVDRSTLASVFDRFDPPIVIKPNSATRGAGVTTATDLDAFLGVVDYLDLLHEHRTTADKSFLVQEYLPEARDYRAMVIDGEYAGAVERRHPDQNRWKHNVHQGARAEGIELPEEYRHIAERTASALNIPYLGVDLLVSDGHPYVTETNARPTIDERSKYEPGFYDALATLIRKQ; this is encoded by the coding sequence ATGCTCCGCCTCGCGGTCACGACCAACGCCCAGACGTACGAACGCATCCGCGAGCCACTGGCCGAGCGGGAAATCGCTGTCGATCACGTACAGGCTGATGAACGGGTGCTAGATCCGAGTTCGACACCGTTCGGATCGTTCGATGTCGGGCTCGTGTATCCGACTCGTCTGCCGGAGGGCGGCGTCGTGGATGCCTTCCTCGGAGTGCCGTGGGTTAACGATCGAGAGGCGATGCTTCGATCCAGACACAAAGCTGAAACCATCGCACGCCTCCAGCAAGCAGGGATCCCGACACCGAAGACAGTAGCGGTGTCGAATCCGGTCGACCGGTCGACACTAGCGTCGGTGTTCGATCGGTTCGATCCGCCCATTGTGATAAAACCGAACTCAGCCACTCGCGGCGCAGGTGTCACGACAGCCACTGATCTCGATGCGTTTCTCGGCGTCGTGGACTACCTTGATCTCCTCCACGAACACCGCACTACGGCCGACAAGTCGTTTCTCGTACAGGAGTACCTGCCCGAGGCTCGGGACTACCGAGCGATGGTCATCGACGGCGAATACGCGGGCGCGGTCGAACGCCGCCATCCCGATCAGAACCGGTGGAAACACAACGTCCACCAAGGCGCGCGAGCAGAAGGGATTGAACTGCCGGAGGAGTACCGCCACATCGCGGAACGAACGGCAAGCGCGCTCAACATCCCGTATCTCGGTGTGGATCTGCTCGTGAGCGACGGCCACCCCTACGTCACCGAAACCAACGCTCGGCCAACGATCGACGAGCGGTCGAAATACGAACCGGGGTTTTACGACGCACTCGCCACCCTCATCCGAAAGCAGTAG
- the ribB gene encoding 3,4-dihydroxy-2-butanone-4-phosphate synthase yields MSKSEPDTHHAVEDVVNAFGRGEPVLIHDAADREGETDLVYPAGAVTPSAVARMRNDAGGLVCVALSDAVCETFGLPFAQDIIDHPVGTDPELEYDDRSSFSLTVNHRDTYTGITDADRSLTITQLAAATESPESFDFAHQFHAPGHVHLLRAAPELLSDRQGHTEFGVALAQAAGQPPAVVVCEMLDDDTGTERSPASARAYARHHDLVYVEGSDLIDRLT; encoded by the coding sequence ATGTCGAAAAGTGAACCAGATACACACCACGCTGTCGAGGACGTTGTGAACGCGTTCGGCCGTGGTGAGCCGGTGTTGATCCACGATGCGGCTGATCGAGAGGGTGAGACAGATCTCGTGTATCCAGCAGGGGCAGTCACACCGAGCGCAGTCGCTCGAATGCGCAACGATGCGGGAGGACTGGTGTGCGTTGCGCTCTCCGATGCAGTTTGTGAGACGTTCGGTCTGCCGTTCGCGCAGGATATCATCGACCATCCCGTGGGAACGGATCCGGAGCTGGAGTACGACGATCGGTCCTCGTTCTCGCTCACGGTGAACCACCGCGATACGTACACCGGGATCACCGACGCCGACCGATCGCTGACGATTACCCAGCTCGCGGCAGCCACCGAATCGCCCGAGTCGTTCGATTTTGCCCACCAGTTCCACGCACCGGGCCACGTTCATCTGCTCCGTGCCGCGCCGGAGTTGCTGTCTGACAGACAAGGACACACTGAATTCGGGGTTGCACTGGCCCAAGCCGCAGGACAGCCTCCCGCAGTCGTCGTCTGTGAAATGCTCGACGACGATACCGGTACCGAACGCTCGCCAGCCAGTGCGCGGGCGTACGCACGACACCACGACCTCGTCTACGTCGAGGGAAGTGATCTCATCGATCGGCTCACCTGA
- a CDS encoding DUF5794 domain-containing protein, whose protein sequence is MSTSRHPIALRLERHVGPGTRLLTTVLALPLVDGIFPALVIAGAVNTIPGILEVGLLVFGGSATLSVVLAEMDGTRREQVTSILLVGTGIIILAAVEAALAPTIKSLLVLKTFERFAALVILAIAAKTASATVGEYLPSPGVIIGLGLLASLDPGNAELMFTTDTMLIARSVAAAVVGVGFTLGVALAGNTLRKHVSLDYFRFGSAVALGVLSLSVLGVISDQIPLALAVLGVTALFSLDPNAEQEVIQPIKNDIDENTETPDGRGPDPGTGSKPDAETEPERPSEPDAPWI, encoded by the coding sequence ATGAGTACGTCACGTCATCCGATCGCGCTTCGTTTAGAACGCCACGTGGGGCCCGGTACGAGGCTGTTGACGACCGTTCTGGCGTTGCCGCTCGTAGACGGGATCTTTCCTGCCCTCGTCATCGCTGGCGCAGTCAACACGATACCGGGTATTCTCGAGGTCGGACTGCTCGTGTTCGGAGGCAGTGCGACGCTGTCGGTCGTACTCGCCGAGATGGATGGAACGCGCCGCGAACAGGTTACGTCGATTCTGCTGGTCGGAACGGGCATCATCATCCTCGCAGCCGTCGAAGCCGCACTCGCGCCAACGATCAAATCACTGCTCGTTCTCAAAACGTTCGAGCGGTTTGCAGCACTGGTAATCCTCGCTATCGCCGCGAAAACAGCCAGCGCCACCGTCGGAGAATACCTCCCGAGTCCGGGCGTCATCATCGGCCTTGGACTGCTCGCAAGCCTCGATCCCGGAAACGCCGAGCTGATGTTCACGACCGATACCATGTTGATCGCTCGGAGTGTCGCGGCAGCCGTCGTCGGCGTCGGGTTCACGCTTGGAGTGGCGCTTGCCGGTAACACCCTGCGTAAACACGTCTCACTCGACTACTTCCGCTTCGGTAGCGCAGTCGCTCTCGGGGTGCTCTCGTTGTCAGTGTTGGGCGTTATCTCCGATCAGATCCCGCTTGCACTGGCAGTATTGGGCGTTACAGCGCTGTTCTCTCTCGATCCGAACGCAGAGCAGGAAGTGATCCAGCCCATCAAGAACGACATCGATGAAAACACCGAAACGCCGGACGGCAGAGGACCCGATCCCGGAACCGGATCGAAACCAGACGCGGAAACCGAACCGGAACGACCATCCGAACCGGACGCCCCATGGATATAG
- a CDS encoding RNA-binding protein encodes MEVKSRHHLRSDAIERIETNLADSLGVDIEGETFEHVEFTDSETELVLVNDDPLITYFGANGSEPFLTVRGANAYPPQRRVVTVDAGAVSFVSDGADVMRPGIADADTTIDAGDLVVITEQSHGKALAIGRSRVEGTELQGDSGKVVDSLHHVGDELYNVTL; translated from the coding sequence ATGGAGGTCAAATCACGCCATCATCTCCGGAGTGATGCGATCGAGCGCATCGAAACGAACCTCGCCGACTCGCTCGGCGTCGATATCGAGGGAGAAACGTTCGAACACGTCGAATTCACTGACAGCGAGACGGAGCTGGTGCTCGTCAACGACGATCCGCTCATCACCTACTTCGGCGCGAATGGCTCCGAACCGTTTCTCACCGTTCGTGGTGCCAACGCCTACCCACCACAACGGCGCGTCGTGACCGTCGACGCCGGCGCAGTCTCGTTCGTCTCGGACGGAGCAGACGTGATGCGTCCCGGTATCGCCGACGCCGACACGACGATCGACGCCGGGGATCTCGTCGTCATCACCGAACAGTCTCACGGCAAAGCCCTCGCTATCGGCCGATCACGGGTCGAGGGCACTGAACTACAGGGCGACAGCGGCAAAGTCGTCGATTCGCTACACCACGTCGGCGACGAACTGTACAACGTGACCCTGTAA